One genomic window of Tenacibaculum tangerinum includes the following:
- a CDS encoding Crp/Fnr family transcriptional regulator, with translation MEASKNIVAQQLQKIINDDSLDNLIPEILDYFKELSLSKNQYFVETGEVCSYFCFVESGILQHAVSVSGEEKTTYLALKNSCTSSLKSFLQQTPSPKSIKALSACKLWIITIDDFKYLMKYNNAFHQFYYNLVEQQIFLIDDYRIDLLTLTPEERYKKLLVNEPKLLQEVPLHYLASFLGISTRHMSRIRKNIN, from the coding sequence ATGGAAGCTTCCAAAAATATAGTAGCACAACAACTTCAAAAAATTATAAATGACGATAGCTTGGATAATCTTATTCCTGAGATTCTCGATTATTTTAAAGAGCTTTCTTTGTCAAAAAACCAATACTTTGTTGAAACAGGAGAGGTTTGCTCTTATTTCTGTTTTGTAGAAAGTGGTATTTTACAACATGCGGTTTCTGTTTCTGGAGAAGAAAAAACTACCTATTTGGCGTTAAAAAATAGTTGTACCTCATCGCTAAAAAGTTTTTTACAACAAACTCCTTCACCAAAAAGTATCAAAGCCTTAAGTGCGTGCAAGCTTTGGATTATTACCATTGATGATTTTAAATACTTAATGAAATACAACAATGCTTTTCATCAGTTTTATTACAATTTAGTAGAACAGCAAATTTTTTTAATTGATGATTACCGTATTGATTTGCTAACCTTAACTCCTGAAGAACGTTATAAAAAATTACTTGTAAATGAACCAAAGTTACTTCAAGAAGTTCCGCTACATTATTTAGCTTCATTTTTAGGAATTTCTACCCGCCACATGAGCAGAATTCGAAAAAATATAAATTAG
- a CDS encoding DUF4382 domain-containing protein: MKKNVLLLVVLATFFTAFVSCSKDDSQTSQVRVRLVDAAGDYDEVNIDVQDIMMNVGNEENGRQSLGNVVPQVYNLLELTGGIDALLVDTEIPAGKLSQIRLVLGKNNSIVVDGKTFPLATPSAQQSGLKLNVHQDLVGGVAYTFILDFIVDKSIVVKGNGTYSLKPTIRVATEATSGAISGMVNPFEYQVEVSAVSETKEAITTLTNEKGKFMLHGVPTGTYTLTFTPDKASGLNAKTVEGVTVALGENTAMGTVELE, encoded by the coding sequence ATGAAAAAAAATGTTTTACTACTTGTTGTATTAGCAACTTTTTTCACGGCATTTGTTAGCTGTTCTAAAGACGATTCTCAAACCTCTCAAGTAAGAGTTCGCTTAGTAGATGCTGCTGGAGATTACGATGAAGTAAACATCGACGTACAAGACATAATGATGAACGTTGGAAACGAAGAAAATGGTCGGCAAAGCCTCGGAAATGTCGTTCCGCAAGTATATAACTTACTTGAATTAACTGGTGGTATTGATGCTTTGTTAGTAGATACTGAAATTCCTGCTGGTAAACTTAGTCAAATTCGCTTAGTTTTAGGTAAAAACAATTCGATTGTAGTAGATGGAAAAACCTTTCCATTAGCAACCCCTAGCGCACAACAATCAGGATTAAAATTAAACGTACATCAAGATTTAGTAGGTGGTGTAGCCTACACGTTTATTTTAGATTTTATTGTTGATAAATCAATCGTAGTTAAAGGTAACGGTACCTACAGTTTAAAACCTACTATTAGGGTTGCTACTGAAGCTACTTCTGGTGCTATTTCAGGAATGGTAAATCCATTTGAATATCAAGTAGAAGTAAGTGCTGTTTCTGAAACCAAAGAAGCAATCACTACCTTAACCAACGAGAAAGGTAAGTTTATGTTACACGGAGTGCCTACGGGTACTTATACCCTAACTTTTACTCCTGATAAAGCTTCTGGATTGAATGCTAAAACAGTTGAGGGAGTTACCGTAGCATTGGGTGAAAATACCGCTATGGGAACAGTTGAGTTGGAATAA
- a CDS encoding succinylglutamate desuccinylase/aspartoacylase family protein produces MFEQNFKNERIEIRGQKIGLGESKLIKIPLDRLPTGTLIEIPVYVFNGKKLGPTILLQGGLHGDEVNGVELVRRMLIDKSYKIRRGCVIVVPLLNIFGFLNMSRDMHGKDVNRSFPGSKTGSLASRMAYYLMKEITNNVDFAIDFHTGGEQRNNFPQIRYTPKDEPSVQLAHVFNAPFIFGSNLIPKSFRNQCYKNNIPVIVYEGGESLRLEENAIQQGINGTLRILKHFKMINDKVKVPENSSSIHITKRKWIRAKVAGLFTAKVKNGEKVRKGQVLGHIMDTYGATHFSIKSPSEGYIIAKNNFPIINMGDALFHLGQV; encoded by the coding sequence ATGTTCGAACAAAACTTTAAAAATGAACGTATTGAAATTCGTGGGCAAAAAATTGGTTTGGGGGAATCTAAACTGATCAAAATACCCTTGGATAGATTGCCTACCGGAACCTTAATTGAAATTCCCGTTTATGTTTTTAATGGTAAAAAACTAGGCCCTACCATTTTATTACAGGGAGGTTTACACGGTGATGAGGTAAATGGTGTTGAATTAGTTCGTAGAATGTTAATTGACAAATCGTATAAAATTCGTAGAGGCTGTGTTATTGTCGTACCGTTATTGAATATTTTTGGGTTTTTAAACATGTCTCGCGATATGCATGGAAAAGACGTTAATCGTAGTTTTCCTGGTTCTAAAACAGGTTCATTGGCTAGTAGAATGGCGTATTACTTAATGAAAGAAATTACGAATAATGTAGATTTTGCTATTGATTTCCATACTGGTGGAGAGCAGCGAAACAATTTTCCGCAAATACGATATACACCAAAAGACGAACCAAGCGTACAACTGGCTCATGTTTTTAATGCTCCTTTTATATTTGGTTCTAATCTTATTCCAAAATCATTCAGAAATCAATGTTATAAAAACAACATTCCTGTAATTGTGTATGAAGGAGGGGAATCTTTACGTTTAGAAGAAAATGCTATTCAGCAAGGTATTAACGGAACACTTCGCATTTTAAAACATTTTAAAATGATTAACGACAAGGTAAAAGTGCCTGAAAATTCTTCTTCAATACACATTACGAAGAGAAAATGGATAAGAGCCAAGGTTGCAGGATTGTTTACCGCCAAGGTAAAAAATGGTGAAAAGGTAAGAAAAGGACAGGTTTTAGGGCATATCATGGACACCTATGGAGCAACTCATTTTTCTATAAAATCTCCTAGCGAAGGCTATATCATTGCTAAAAATAATTTCCCTATTATTAACATGGGAGATGCTCTTTTTCATTTAGGGCAAGTATAA
- a CDS encoding ATP-grasp domain-containing protein, with protein sequence MTIFILSVSEHIFSTQRIYKEARRRGHEVAIINPLECSVKLSNGKPAIIYQGKDIIDIPDVIVPRIGVSTMKHGTAVVQQFEMNGKYSTASYSGIVNAQNKVRTLQIMSQHGLPIPHTVFSVNTETISEQIDLVGGAPVIIKLQEGTHGSGVILAESKKSAISIIDTMHSTRNSILLQEFIKESNGEDIRAFVVGDNIVSCMKRKGVEGDFRSNIHKGGSGCKIKLTPEEEAIAIQATKHLKLDVAGVDMIRSKRGALLIEVNSTPGLQGIEMYTKDNVAKAIVKFLENNVRTKL encoded by the coding sequence ATGACTATTTTTATTCTTTCTGTTAGTGAACATATTTTTTCAACGCAAAGAATATACAAGGAAGCACGTCGTCGTGGACATGAGGTAGCGATTATAAACCCCTTAGAGTGTTCTGTAAAACTAAGTAATGGCAAGCCTGCCATTATATATCAAGGTAAAGATATTATTGACATTCCCGATGTTATTGTTCCTCGAATAGGTGTTTCTACCATGAAACACGGAACTGCGGTAGTACAACAGTTTGAAATGAATGGAAAGTATAGTACTGCTAGCTATTCAGGTATTGTAAATGCTCAAAACAAGGTTCGCACCTTACAAATAATGAGCCAGCACGGACTTCCGATTCCGCATACCGTCTTTTCTGTGAATACCGAAACTATTAGTGAGCAAATAGATTTGGTGGGCGGGGCACCTGTTATTATTAAGCTACAAGAAGGAACCCATGGTTCTGGGGTGATTTTAGCCGAAAGTAAAAAATCTGCTATCTCTATTATCGACACCATGCATAGCACCCGTAATAGCATTCTATTACAAGAGTTTATTAAAGAAAGTAATGGTGAAGATATTCGTGCTTTTGTAGTAGGAGATAATATTGTTTCGTGTATGAAACGCAAAGGGGTAGAAGGTGATTTTCGCTCTAACATTCACAAAGGAGGTAGTGGTTGTAAAATAAAGTTAACCCCAGAGGAAGAAGCAATTGCTATTCAAGCGACTAAGCATTTAAAGCTTGATGTTGCTGGTGTAGATATGATTCGTTCAAAACGAGGAGCTTTGTTAATTGAAGTCAACTCTACCCCGGGCTTACAAGGAATTGAAATGTATACAAAAGATAATGTTGCGAAAGCTATTGTTAAATTTTTAGAAAATAATGTTCGAACAAAACTTTAA